From Rutidosis leptorrhynchoides isolate AG116_Rl617_1_P2 chromosome 3, CSIRO_AGI_Rlap_v1, whole genome shotgun sequence, a single genomic window includes:
- the LOC139899119 gene encoding F-box/LRR-repeat protein 12-like, whose protein sequence is MEDLRAHNRYPCITNLPDLPLELIFRKLKKQEDRNSFGLTCHGFLKVQNSSQISLRISRNYRSEWDSCMLEKLLNRFCNLQDLSLAGCKKMPDSDLIKLQKYGSTLQCLSLAFCRQVTDIGIGIISVASHCPLLSVICLSRCSITDSGVEVLAKSCKSLIELNLASCRDITDCGIQYISKNCRQLRALKITCCTKIVGVGLRGCSSNLAILSAGHCALDSTGVIEILSGGGLEYLNLSSPDKESTLGKGLGIIGLGYGANLKILDLEECKFIEDDDVIRI, encoded by the coding sequence ATGGAGGATCTGCGTGCTCATAATCGGTACCCATGTATTACAAACCTTCCCGATCTTCCGTTGGAATTGATTTTCCGAAAGTTAAAGAAACAAGAGGATCGAAATTCTTTTGGCCTAACCTGTCACGGTTTTCTTAAAGTTCAAAACTCAAGCCAAATAAGCTTACGTATTAGTAGAAATTACCGCTCTGAGTGGGATTCCTGTATGCTCGAAAAATTGCTTAATCGTTTTTGCAATTTACAAGATCTGTCCTTGGCTGGTTGCAAGAAAATGCCAGATTCTgatttaattaaattacaaaaatatgggtCTACATTGCAGTGTCTTTCTCTTGCTTTCTGTCGTCAAGTAACTGATATAGGAATAGGAATTATTTCAGTTGCTTCCCATTGTCCATTGCTTTCTGTTATCTGTCTTTCCAGATGTTCTATCACTGATAGCGGGGTCGAAGTTCTAGCCAAATCCTGTAAATCTTTAATAGAGCTCAATCTTGCTTCTTGCAGAGACATAACTGATTGCGGGATTCAATATATATCTAAGAATTGTCGACAACTTAGGGCACTAAAAATAACGTGCTGCACTAAAATTGTTGGTGTAGGCTTGAGAGGGTGTTCTTCTAATTTGGCTATTTTAAGTGCCGGTCACTGTGCATTAGATTCTACCGGTGTTATTGAAATCTTAAGTGGAGGTGGTCTTGAATATCTAAATCTTTCCTCGCCTGATAAAGAGAGTACTTTAGGAAAAGGGCTGGGAATTATCGGTTTAGGATATGGTGCAAATCTTAAAATCCTTGATCTAGAGGAGTGCAAATTTATTGAGGACGATGATGTCATAAGAATATGA